The proteins below are encoded in one region of Oryzias melastigma strain HK-1 linkage group LG9, ASM292280v2, whole genome shotgun sequence:
- the si:ch211-110p13.9 gene encoding uncharacterized protein si:ch211-110p13.9: MVMASCLSILSLPHREVGSRKIRFIYLVDLASFRLTECPNQSRVVPLFLGADVLSNTGTRTENQPRNHARFSKKELATKLRFSPEFRFQGLKVSAAENSMWFYSIQGLFRVAFEMYSKQDQLAVMENLQDIWKSQINDSPLKPHYHLNVYHDSSPPLSILDIPLKRNPSLHQTDEEMRNACGNETADTSVDHDYCFSRDGIHNKKTQLLVWRLRQKLHSLEKQLSSPSQSFAEQLDTVLVLVECVDQYTKGNLEEKDATVAILALLKAKDWTKDSVYSSYLLTSIGRWLGEQFHAAHSSISHRVEGFKVQHIEQISDLPPAEELAKELFPEAMQALLLHWMGLCEESTLEKRHCEYPILLLILEFANHNLITGVAHVLYSSLICK, encoded by the exons ATGGTAATGGCAAGTTGCTTGTCAATATTGTCTTTACCACATCGAGAGGTGGGGTCTAGAAAAATTCGTTTTATTTACTTGGTAGATTTAGCATCATTTAGACTAACAGAATGTCCCAACCAG aGTCGAGTGGTTCCACTCTTTTTGGGTGCTGACGTCCTCTCCAATACTGGCACCCGGACAGAGAACCAACCAAGGAACCATGCCAGGTTTTCCAAGAAAGAACTTGCCACAAAATTAAGATTTTCCCCAg aATTTAGGTTTCAGGGGTTGAAGGTGTCTGCTGCAGAAAACAGCATGTGGTTTTACAGCATTCAGGGCCTTTTTCGAGTGGCCTTTGAAATGTACAGCAAGCAAGACCAGCTGGCAGTAATGGAAAATTTACAA gatatctggaaatcacaaATAAATGACAGCCCGCTAAAACCACATTACCACCTGAATGTGTACCATGACTCATCACCGCCTCTCAGCATCTTGGATATCCCACTGAAACGCAATCCCTCACTTCATCAGACTGACGAAGAAATGAGAAATGCATGTGGAAATGAAACAGCTGATACTTCAGTTGATCATGACTATTGTTTTTCAAGAGATGGCatccacaataaaaaaacacagttactTGTGTGGAGACTCAGACAAAAGTTGCACAGCTTAGAAAAACAGCTCTCCTCTCCATCCCAAAGCTTTGCAGAACAACTCGACACCGTCTTGGTCCTTGTGGAGTGCGTTGATCAGTACACAAAAGGGAATCTAGAAGAAAAGGATGCAACTGTTGCTATTTTAGCTCTGCTTAAGGCTAAAGACTGGACAAAGGACTCCGTATATTCAAGTTACCTGCTCACTTCTATAGGGCGTTGGCTTGGAGAACAGTTTCATGCAGCCCACAGCAGCATTAGCCACAGAGTGGAGGGCTTTAAAGTTCAGCATATAGAGCAAATAAGTGACCTGCCACCAGCTGAGGAGCTGGCCAAAGAACTGTTTCCTGAAGCAATGCAAGCTCTGCTGCTTCATTGGATGGGCTTATGTGAGGAGTCGACTCTAGAAAAAAGACACTGTGAATATCCAATTTTGCTTCTTATTCTGGAGTTCGCAAACCATAACCTCATAACTGGTGTAGCACATGTGCTTTATTCAAGCTTAATATGCAAATAA
- the zcchc8 gene encoding zinc finger CCHC domain-containing protein 8, whose product MAEVDFGDSELFQQLDNNGPFVPKHIRFTDEDEDVQTTQLRNRLEECEDTIERLSEENKMLRRKLNFLTRPSGITIADVNIDGPLLQILYTNNVISKQCRQEIEDCVCKMILKHQKPGNENTSLYHMKPQNSSFALDEDPHKSSFSSVKTTTEAFKVVGSVLYFTSFSVDKLGQPLVNDNPQLTDGWDVPTYQQVFNQVIGTDGLEIEMKDKRPKSMCFNCGSSTHQLRDCPKPKDFAAISERRKEFNHSNNQAMQTNHRYHADEVEERFAKYKPGVMSEELLSALGLDNNTLPPLIYRMRQLGYPPGWLKEAEMENSGLSLYDGKASAETSGKDQTISYDVSKLVDFPGFNVPAPYRMRDEFMQYNSIPMQSVHMKTNYAAYLSSSFPGPDATCNKRQQEFDSSPQQKKKRRGSPDRNSDRSSDMDIESDQETSYHSPADFQFQTPLPPGSPCFSTPPPLPQGTPPATPTPPPLPKGTPPPTPTKGSPALRGQKWTASEGTEEGVEDDLTLEELEEQQRLIWAALENADTATNSDCETPAFGTPAPSSPNVSTTSHLATEMRDEVTVDPPGATESSQSSEFEGEPEVPKDSIQKLKSIKAEKDAPESPEHLKSENDSPQSPGPVKSQEDSPQSPGPVKSQEDSPQSPGPVKSQEDSPQSPGPEKSQEDSPQSPDPATLAEKVAKVPHRSKFAFGIVPFEDTPEFTELAEATGTYLKIRDLLKSSPRSLIKKK is encoded by the exons ATGGCGGAGGTAGATTTCGGCGACAGCGAACTTTTCCAACAACTTGATAACAATGGACCGTTTGTCCCGAAGCACATTCGCTtcactgatgaagatgaagacgtGCAGACGACCCAACTTCGAAACAGGCTGGAGGAATGTGAGGACACCATTGAGAGGCTCTCCGAGGAGA ATAAAATGTTACGACGGAAACTGAACTTCCTTACTAGGCCAAG TGGCATCACAATCGCAGATGTAAACATTGACGGGCCACTACTTCAGATCCTCTATACAAATAACGTCATTTCAAA GCAATGTCGTCAAGAAATTGAAGACTGTGTTTGTAAGATGATTTTAAAGCACCAGAAACCAGGCAATGAAAATACATCTTTGTATCACATGAAGCCACAg AATTCATCTTTTGCACTGGATGAAGACCCACACAAAAGTTCTTTCAGCAgtgtgaaaacaacaacagaggcCTTTAAA GTGGTTGGGAGTGTTTTATATTTCACATCTTTCAGTGTGGACAAACTTGGACAGCCTCTTGTGAATGACAACCCCCAGCTGACTGATGGATGGGATGTCCCTAC TTACCAACAGGTTTTTAACCAAGTCATTGGCACCGATGGGCTGGAAATagaaatgaaagacaaaag ACCCAAGTCTATGTGTTTTAACTGTGGCTCCAGCACTCATCAACTAAGAGACTGTCCCAAG CCCAAAGATTTTGCTGCAATTAGCGAAAGAAGAAAGGAGTTTAATCATAGCAATAACCAGGCCATGCAGACCAACCACCGATATCATGCTGATGAAGTGGAGGAGCGATTTGCTAAATACAAACCTGGAGTCATGAg CGAGGAGCTGTTGTCAGCACTTGGACTTGACAACAACACTCTGCCTCCTCTGATTTATCGTATGAGGCAGCTTGGATACCCACCAGGGTGGCTTAAAGAGGCAGAGATGGAAAACTCTGGTTTATCTCTGTATGAtggaaaag cttcagctgagACCAGTGGAAAAGACCAAACCATTTCTTATGATGTTTCCAAACTGGTGGATTTCCCAGGATTCAATGTACCTGCACCATACAGGATGAgagat GAGTTCATGCAGTACAATTCAATTCCAATGCAAAGTGTTCACATGAAGACAAATTATGCTGCCTACCTGTCCAGCAGCTTTCCTGGG CCTGATGCCACCTGCAACAAAAGGCAGCAAGAGTTTGATTCATCTCctcagcagaagaagaagagaagagGTAGTCCAGACCGCAACTCAGACAGAAGCTCAGACATGGATATTGAATCAG ACCAAGAAACGTCTTACCACAGTCCTGCTGACTTTCAGTTCCAAACTCCATTGCCTCCTGGTTCTCCCTGCTTCAGTACGCCCCCTCCTTTACCCCAGGGCACTCCCCCTGCTACGCCTACTCCCCCTCCTCTTCCTAAAGGTACACCTCCACCCACACCAACCAAGGGGTCACCAGCTCTGCGAGGCCAAAAGTGGACAGCAAGTGAAGGGACAGAAGAGGGAGTGGAGGATGACCTGACTCTGGAGGAACTGGAAGAGCAACAGAGACTCATTTGGGCGGCTCTAGAAAATGCAGACACCGCCACCAACAGTGACTGTGAAACACCTGCATTTGGAACACCTGCACCCAGTTCCCCAAATGTCTCCACCACTAGTCACTTAGCCACAGAGATGAGAGATGAGGTCACAGTTGATCCACCAGGAGCCACAGAGTCTTCCCAAAGCAGTGAATTTGAAGGTGAACCAGAAGTTCCTAAGGATTCTATCCAAAAGCTAAAATCAATCAAAGCTGAGAAGGATGCTCCTGAAAGCCCAGAGCATTTGAAATCTGAAAATGATTCTCCCCAAAGTCCTGGCCCAGTGAAATCCCAGGAGGATAGTCCTCAAAGTCCTGGTCCAGTGAAATCCCAGGAGGATAGTCCTCAAAGTCCTGGCCCAGTGAAATCCCAGGAGGATAGTCCTCAAAGTCCTGGTCCAGAGAAATCCCAGGAGGATAGTCCTCAAAGTCCCGATCCAGCTACCCTTGCGGAGAAGGTTGCTAAAGTACCCCACAGGAGCAAATTTGCCTTTGGTATTGTTCCATTTGAAGATACACCTGAGTTCACTGAACTAGCTGAAGCTACAGGAACCTACCTTAAGAttagggatttactgaaaagcTCCCCAAGAagtttgataaagaaaaaatag
- the rsrc2 gene encoding arginine/serine-rich coiled-coil protein 2 isoform X2, with amino-acid sequence MSGSDNDSIDLARSGSPVHHRKKHSMESSKSQRSSKHHHLKSRSRSRSRDRKRDRKYRRSHSRSKEARKKDSDKPSKSHRKTGEQQDQDRLGPVENGDERSRRKERRSSRGRSLSRSHSRERRHHSRSRDKRRSRSRSRDRKKKARSRSGSKTKHRHSRSRSRSRERKKKIEKVARKSRSRSVSPVIFRGRNTAMDAQEALARRLERAKKLQEQKEKEVFEKQHQQQEISTAPVAAASNPGLNVAALLASGTQVTPQIAMAAQMAALQAKTLAETGIAVPTYYNPSAVNPMKFAEQEKKRKMLWQGKKEGDKSQTAELWEKLNFGNKDQNVKFRKLMGIKGEDEAEASKPINEEGLKTLQKQEEVFRNLDVQYEMARSQTHTQRGMGLGFTSSFSRGMDSI; translated from the exons ATGTCG GGAAGTGACAATGACTCCATAGACTTGGCAAGATCTGGATCTCCTGTtcaccacagaaaaaaacatagtaTGGAGTCATCTAAATCACAGAGAAGCTCCAAACACCATCATTTAAAGTCTAGGTCACGCTCACGCTCCAGGGACCGAaaac gggACAGAAAATACAGACGAAGTCACAGCAGGAGCAAAGAg GCACGAAAAAAGGATTCTGACAAACCATCAAAGTCGCACAGAAAAACGGGGGAGCAGCAAGACCAAGACCGACTCGGTCCGGTGGAGAATGGAGACGAGCGATCTAGACGCAAAGAGAGGAGATCTTCAAGGGGTCGAAGCTTGTCTAGATCACACTCAAGAGAGAG aCGACACCACAGTAGAAGTAGAGACAAAAGGCGGTCTCGATCACGCAGCCGTGACAGAAAGAAGAAGGCCCGTTCTCGCTCAGGCTCAAAGACCAAACATCGTCACAGCAGAAGTCGCAGCAGGAGTCG GGAACGCAAGAAGAAGATTGAGAAAGTTGCCAGAAAGAGCCGAAGCAGGTCGGTTAGCCCAGTAATCTTCCGTGGCCGAAACACAGCTATGGATGCACAAGAAGCCTTAGCCAGAAG ACTAGAAAGAGCTAAaaagctgcaggagcagaaggagAAAGAAGTATTTGAAAAGCAGCATCAACAACAAGAAATTAGTACAG CTCCTGTTGCAGCTGCCTCAAACCCTGGTCTCAATGTGGCTGCCCTCTTGGCCTCTGGGACACAAGTCACTCCTCAGATTGCCATGGCTGCACAGATGGCAGCACTTCAAGCCAAGACTCTTGCAGAGACTGGTATTGCTGTGCCCACCTATTACAACCCCTCTGCTGTAAACCCCATGAAGTTTGcagagcaggaaaaaaagaggaaaatgctGTGGCAGGGAAAGAAAGAAGGA gaCAAGTCCCAAACAGCTGAGCTCTGGGAGAAGCTAAACTTTGGAAACAAGgaccaaaatgtcaaatttcgGAAACTAATGGGCATCAAG GGAGAGGATGAAGCAGAAGCTTCTAAACCCATAAATGAGGAAGGCCTAAAAACTCTTCAGAAACAGGAGGAGGTGTTCCGAAACCTTGACGTCCAGTATGAAATGGCCCGTTCTCAGACACACACCCAGCGGGGAATGGGCCTCGGCTTTACGTCTTCATTCTCCCGCGGAATGGACTCAATTTAG
- the rsrc2 gene encoding arginine/serine-rich coiled-coil protein 2 isoform X1, with protein sequence MSGSDNDSIDLARSGSPVHHRKKHSMESSKSQRSSKHHHLKSRSRSRSRDRKRDRKYRRSHSRSKEARKKDSDKPSKSHRKTGEQQDQDRLGPVENGDERSRRKERRSSRGRSLSRSHSRERRHHSRSRDKRRSRSRSRDRKKKARSRSGSKTKHRHSRSRSRSRERKKKIEKVARKSRSRSVSPVIFRGRNTAMDAQEALARRLERAKKLQEQKEKEVFEKQHQQQEISTAAPVAAASNPGLNVAALLASGTQVTPQIAMAAQMAALQAKTLAETGIAVPTYYNPSAVNPMKFAEQEKKRKMLWQGKKEGDKSQTAELWEKLNFGNKDQNVKFRKLMGIKGEDEAEASKPINEEGLKTLQKQEEVFRNLDVQYEMARSQTHTQRGMGLGFTSSFSRGMDSI encoded by the exons ATGTCG GGAAGTGACAATGACTCCATAGACTTGGCAAGATCTGGATCTCCTGTtcaccacagaaaaaaacatagtaTGGAGTCATCTAAATCACAGAGAAGCTCCAAACACCATCATTTAAAGTCTAGGTCACGCTCACGCTCCAGGGACCGAaaac gggACAGAAAATACAGACGAAGTCACAGCAGGAGCAAAGAg GCACGAAAAAAGGATTCTGACAAACCATCAAAGTCGCACAGAAAAACGGGGGAGCAGCAAGACCAAGACCGACTCGGTCCGGTGGAGAATGGAGACGAGCGATCTAGACGCAAAGAGAGGAGATCTTCAAGGGGTCGAAGCTTGTCTAGATCACACTCAAGAGAGAG aCGACACCACAGTAGAAGTAGAGACAAAAGGCGGTCTCGATCACGCAGCCGTGACAGAAAGAAGAAGGCCCGTTCTCGCTCAGGCTCAAAGACCAAACATCGTCACAGCAGAAGTCGCAGCAGGAGTCG GGAACGCAAGAAGAAGATTGAGAAAGTTGCCAGAAAGAGCCGAAGCAGGTCGGTTAGCCCAGTAATCTTCCGTGGCCGAAACACAGCTATGGATGCACAAGAAGCCTTAGCCAGAAG ACTAGAAAGAGCTAAaaagctgcaggagcagaaggagAAAGAAGTATTTGAAAAGCAGCATCAACAACAAGAAATTAGTACAG CAGCTCCTGTTGCAGCTGCCTCAAACCCTGGTCTCAATGTGGCTGCCCTCTTGGCCTCTGGGACACAAGTCACTCCTCAGATTGCCATGGCTGCACAGATGGCAGCACTTCAAGCCAAGACTCTTGCAGAGACTGGTATTGCTGTGCCCACCTATTACAACCCCTCTGCTGTAAACCCCATGAAGTTTGcagagcaggaaaaaaagaggaaaatgctGTGGCAGGGAAAGAAAGAAGGA gaCAAGTCCCAAACAGCTGAGCTCTGGGAGAAGCTAAACTTTGGAAACAAGgaccaaaatgtcaaatttcgGAAACTAATGGGCATCAAG GGAGAGGATGAAGCAGAAGCTTCTAAACCCATAAATGAGGAAGGCCTAAAAACTCTTCAGAAACAGGAGGAGGTGTTCCGAAACCTTGACGTCCAGTATGAAATGGCCCGTTCTCAGACACACACCCAGCGGGGAATGGGCCTCGGCTTTACGTCTTCATTCTCCCGCGGAATGGACTCAATTTAG